The following coding sequences lie in one Erwinia amylovora genomic window:
- a CDS encoding DgaE family pyridoxal phosphate-dependent ammonia lyase, translating to MTSVYEKYGLKQVINAAGRMTILGVSTPSEDVVETVKFGLNHYFEINELVNRSGAWIAGLLGCEAAVVVSCASAGLAQSVAALIIKDNAWLLHNLHVAPLTVARDIVLPKGHNVNFGAPVGTMVALGGGRLVEAGYANECSAHQLSAAITAQTAAVLYIKSHHCVQKSHLSVEQAVEVARQHGVPLIVDAAAEEDLQTYYHAGADLVVYSGAKAIEGPTSGLVIGKTRYVEWVKQQSQGIGRAMKVGKEGILGVTLAIENYLLREKVSGAQMVEKMTPFIADLNQLPGIKARVVWDAAGRDIARAEIHFDEASVGRTTGEIVQALKTGDIAIYFRGYKANEGIVEVDVRSVTVDRLHTIYACIHALLFGEKRA from the coding sequence ATGACCTCAGTTTATGAAAAATATGGCTTAAAGCAGGTGATTAACGCTGCCGGCCGCATGACCATTCTGGGTGTTTCTACCCCGAGTGAGGATGTAGTGGAAACGGTAAAGTTTGGCCTGAATCACTACTTTGAAATCAACGAGTTAGTGAATAGAAGCGGTGCCTGGATCGCCGGATTACTGGGCTGTGAGGCGGCGGTGGTGGTTTCCTGTGCGTCGGCGGGACTTGCCCAGTCGGTGGCCGCGTTGATTATTAAGGATAACGCCTGGCTGCTGCATAACCTGCATGTTGCCCCGTTAACCGTGGCCCGTGATATCGTGCTGCCGAAAGGACACAACGTTAACTTCGGCGCTCCGGTTGGCACCATGGTGGCATTGGGCGGAGGGCGGCTGGTAGAGGCAGGCTATGCCAATGAATGTTCCGCGCACCAGCTTTCAGCGGCGATCACCGCACAAACTGCCGCAGTCCTGTATATCAAGTCGCACCACTGTGTGCAGAAAAGCCATCTCAGCGTAGAACAGGCAGTTGAGGTGGCGCGTCAGCACGGCGTACCGCTGATTGTTGACGCTGCCGCCGAAGAAGATTTACAGACTTATTATCATGCCGGTGCCGATTTGGTGGTCTACAGCGGTGCCAAGGCGATTGAAGGGCCGACCAGCGGACTTGTCATCGGCAAAACCCGGTATGTGGAGTGGGTGAAGCAGCAGTCGCAGGGGATTGGCCGAGCGATGAAGGTCGGCAAAGAGGGCATTCTCGGTGTGACGCTGGCGATTGAAAACTACCTGCTGCGTGAGAAGGTCAGCGGGGCGCAGATGGTAGAAAAAATGACGCCCTTTATCGCTGACCTTAACCAGCTACCGGGTATCAAGGCGCGTGTGGTGTGGGATGCAGCGGGACGGGATATTGCCCGTGCGGAAATTCATTTCGACGAGGCGAGCGTGGGGCGCACCACCGGGGAGATCGTCCAGGCGCTGAAAACCGGCGATATCGCTATCTATTTCCGTGGCTATAAGGCTAACGAGGGCATCGTCGAGGTGGACGTACGCAGCGTGACCGTCGATCGGCTGCACACCATTTATGCCTGTATTCACGCTTTGCTTTTCGGAGAGAAACGCGCATGA
- a CDS encoding amidohydrolase/deacetylase family metallohydrolase, whose amino-acid sequence MFDLIIRQARLSDGSLNDIAINEGNIAAVGTLSGPARREWHLAGRYWLSAGWIDSHVHCYPNSPIYHDDADRIGVATGVTTVVDAGSSGADDIDDFFQLTRCANTRVYALLNIARSGIFTQNELADMASLDGQAVKAALQRHPGFIRGLKARISSSVVEQNGIKPLQRAKVMQRDNGQLPLMVHIGNDPPHLDEIADLLMAGDIITHCYNGKPNRILAPCGTLRASVTRALQRGVRLDVGHGSASFSFEVARAAIAQGILPHTISSDIYCRNRVNGPVHSLAHVMSKFLHIGMTLAQVIDCVTVHAADGLRLANTGRLAPGYVADLTIFDLQQAVCLFGDADGQTLPGEMQLVPLAAVVGGQGFVTDEGKKRNDLSL is encoded by the coding sequence ATGTTTGATTTGATAATTCGCCAGGCCCGTCTGAGCGACGGTTCGCTGAATGATATTGCGATAAACGAGGGCAATATTGCCGCCGTTGGTACGCTGTCTGGCCCGGCACGGCGTGAGTGGCATCTGGCCGGGCGTTACTGGCTCAGCGCGGGGTGGATTGATTCACACGTCCACTGCTACCCAAACTCACCGATTTACCATGATGATGCCGACCGCATTGGTGTCGCAACCGGCGTGACAACGGTGGTGGATGCCGGCAGTAGCGGAGCCGACGATATCGATGACTTTTTCCAGCTGACTCGCTGTGCCAACACCCGGGTCTATGCGCTGTTAAATATTGCCCGCAGTGGGATCTTCACACAGAACGAGCTGGCCGATATGGCCAGCCTGGACGGGCAGGCGGTGAAAGCCGCGTTGCAGCGCCATCCGGGTTTTATTCGTGGCCTCAAGGCGCGTATCAGCAGCAGCGTGGTGGAACAAAACGGGATTAAACCGTTGCAGCGCGCCAAAGTGATGCAGCGGGATAACGGCCAGCTGCCGCTGATGGTTCATATCGGTAACGATCCGCCGCATCTTGATGAGATCGCTGATTTGCTCATGGCTGGCGACATTATCACTCACTGCTATAACGGCAAGCCGAACCGCATCCTGGCCCCCTGTGGTACTTTGCGCGCATCAGTCACCCGCGCATTGCAGCGCGGCGTGCGGCTGGACGTGGGCCACGGTAGCGCCAGCTTCAGTTTTGAGGTGGCGCGGGCGGCGATAGCACAGGGCATTTTGCCGCACACCATCAGTTCGGATATCTATTGCCGCAACCGTGTTAACGGCCCGGTGCATAGCCTGGCGCACGTAATGTCGAAGTTCCTGCATATCGGCATGACCCTGGCTCAGGTGATCGACTGTGTGACCGTGCATGCCGCAGACGGGCTGCGACTGGCAAATACGGGGCGTCTCGCACCGGGTTATGTCGCCGACCTGACGATTTTTGACCTGCAGCAGGCAGTTTGCCTGTTCGGTGATGCTGACGGGCAGACGCTGCCCGGTGAAATGCAGCTGGTGCCGCTGGCCGCCGTGGTCGGCGGACAGGGATTCGTAACCGACGAAGGGAAGAAACGTAATGACCTCAGTTTATGA
- a CDS encoding DUF4310 family protein has translation MDESKNGFWYADGSFPIFVGLLAAGVFAGTHMYYVYGLGAFNEVAFVSMLRSGMETGVYGAVAAFGASFLFARIIEGSLVGILDIGGAIQTGIGLGVPALLLGAGIIYPLANFAAALVTGLALGMAVGYLIILARKFTINNSNATYGADVMMGAGNAAGRFLGPLIILSAVSASIPIGLGSLVGSLLFYLWNKPITGGAILGAMLLGALFPLAL, from the coding sequence ATGGATGAGTCAAAAAACGGTTTCTGGTATGCGGACGGGTCGTTTCCGATCTTTGTCGGCCTGCTTGCCGCCGGCGTGTTTGCCGGCACGCACATGTATTACGTCTACGGTTTGGGGGCATTTAATGAGGTCGCTTTCGTCTCAATGCTACGTTCCGGTATGGAAACCGGCGTCTATGGCGCAGTAGCGGCCTTTGGTGCCAGCTTTCTGTTTGCGCGCATCATAGAAGGTTCTCTGGTCGGCATTCTTGATATTGGGGGTGCTATCCAGACCGGCATTGGCCTGGGCGTGCCGGCGCTGCTGCTGGGGGCCGGGATTATCTACCCGCTGGCGAACTTTGCCGCCGCGCTGGTTACCGGGCTGGCGCTTGGCATGGCGGTGGGCTACCTGATTATTCTGGCGCGCAAATTCACCATCAATAACAGCAACGCCACCTACGGCGCTGACGTAATGATGGGGGCGGGCAATGCTGCAGGTCGTTTCCTCGGGCCGTTGATCATTCTGTCTGCCGTCAGCGCGTCAATTCCCATTGGCCTCGGTTCACTGGTCGGCTCGCTGCTGTTCTACCTGTGGAATAAGCCGATTACCGGTGGGGCCATTCTCGGTGCAATGCTGTTGGGTGCTCTCTTCCCGCTTGCACTGTAA
- a CDS encoding DUF4311 domain-containing protein, translating into MFFIILLKSLIIGGLVGVGVGAGAARMFHAPTTQGMGAFRTLGELNSCEGDPASHFSFGLGFFFNAWASSVAAGSFTQDVDHRIIPNWGAAVLMMKNRHLRETLHNPKKMAMACGLIGMMVVAFLNSTASAVPAALQVTAVKVLVPAANLLVNTVMPVLFWLAAIDAGKKSGCWATIFGGLAQLMMGNAVPGLVLGILIGKGVEESGWNRVTRGMMAAIILLFMLSGFFRGFDTEMLQSFQLGVPAWLDMIHNTLNGI; encoded by the coding sequence ATGTTTTTCATCATATTACTTAAATCGTTGATTATTGGCGGCCTGGTCGGCGTGGGGGTGGGGGCCGGGGCAGCGCGGATGTTCCACGCCCCCACCACGCAGGGAATGGGCGCATTTCGTACACTCGGTGAACTGAACTCCTGTGAGGGCGATCCGGCTTCTCACTTCTCTTTCGGTCTCGGATTTTTCTTTAACGCCTGGGCCTCTTCTGTTGCCGCTGGATCCTTCACCCAGGATGTTGACCACCGCATCATCCCCAACTGGGGGGCGGCGGTGCTGATGATGAAAAACCGTCACCTGAGGGAAACCCTGCACAACCCGAAGAAAATGGCGATGGCCTGTGGCCTCATCGGCATGATGGTGGTGGCGTTTCTTAATTCCACGGCATCTGCCGTGCCTGCTGCTTTGCAGGTGACCGCCGTAAAGGTGCTGGTTCCGGCAGCTAATCTGCTGGTGAATACCGTGATGCCGGTGCTGTTCTGGCTGGCGGCAATCGATGCCGGTAAAAAGTCGGGTTGTTGGGCCACTATTTTTGGTGGATTAGCGCAGCTGATGATGGGTAACGCCGTGCCGGGGCTGGTGCTGGGCATCCTGATCGGTAAAGGAGTGGAAGAGAGCGGCTGGAACCGCGTCACCAGGGGGATGATGGCAGCTATTATCCTGTTGTTTATGCTAAGCGGTTTCTTCCGTGGTTTCGATACGGAGATGCTGCAATCCTTCCAGCTCGGCGTGCCTGCATGGCTGGACATGATCCACAACACCCTGAACGGCATATAA
- a CDS encoding DUF4312 family protein, with protein sequence MKEQFATTVKVSGKGDSKAKAFAAALSQVQNTVLKSSNRVLLRIDPVEVKVLRAGLCVSKEKFLFLFLTREKKLYRVELEIVVNIVAIDSDKVEFTVDN encoded by the coding sequence ATGAAAGAACAATTCGCCACCACGGTGAAGGTCAGTGGCAAAGGCGACAGTAAAGCAAAAGCCTTTGCCGCAGCGCTGAGTCAGGTGCAAAACACGGTGTTGAAATCCAGTAACAGGGTGCTGCTGCGTATTGATCCGGTCGAAGTGAAAGTGTTGCGTGCCGGGCTGTGCGTCAGCAAGGAAAAGTTTCTCTTTCTTTTTCTGACGCGTGAAAAAAAGCTTTATCGCGTTGAGCTGGAAATCGTCGTCAATATTGTCGCGATTGACAGCGATAAGGTGGAATTCACCGTCGATAACTAA
- a CDS encoding SFCGS family glycine-rich protein → MFRITVVIGDRLGKGQKVAAGIEKAGGKAIVVPGVAADMKLGDVMKAENADFGISFCGSGGAGAITAQNKYGYKAKHGMRSIEEGVTAINEGATVLGFGFMDKEELGERLLQAWHKKQS, encoded by the coding sequence ATGTTTCGAATCACCGTTGTTATCGGCGACCGTTTAGGTAAGGGCCAGAAAGTCGCCGCAGGCATTGAGAAAGCGGGCGGCAAGGCCATCGTAGTGCCGGGCGTGGCGGCAGATATGAAGCTGGGCGACGTGATGAAAGCAGAAAACGCCGATTTCGGCATCTCCTTTTGCGGCAGCGGCGGTGCCGGGGCCATTACGGCTCAGAACAAATATGGTTACAAGGCGAAACACGGTATGCGGTCCATCGAGGAAGGCGTTACCGCCATTAATGAAGGGGCTACCGTGCTCGGCTTCGGCTTTATGGATAAAGAAGAGTTGGGTGAACGCCTGTTACAGGCGTGGCACAAGAAGCAAAGCTGA
- a CDS encoding glycine dehydrogenase, translating into MSKVTLPVSAVAERGGDIQRLAARVMMQIAALFAARHIQPNPLQQQMLTSHVGAMALRSLTGEVLPEIEADLFEDISPQSMALAQQVVDLFGNLPVAETWLLSVHFEVAKEN; encoded by the coding sequence GTGAGTAAAGTAACGCTGCCGGTGAGTGCAGTGGCAGAACGGGGCGGCGATATTCAGCGACTGGCTGCGCGGGTAATGATGCAAATTGCCGCACTGTTTGCTGCCAGACATATTCAACCCAATCCGTTACAGCAACAGATGTTGACTTCCCATGTTGGCGCGATGGCTTTGCGCTCACTAACCGGTGAAGTGCTGCCTGAAATAGAAGCCGACCTGTTTGAAGATATTTCGCCACAGTCGATGGCGCTGGCGCAGCAGGTGGTGGATCTGTTCGGCAATCTGCCTGTGGCAGAGACATGGCTGCTGTCGGTGCATTTTGAAGTCGCCAAAGAAAACTAA
- the pmbA gene encoding metalloprotease PmbA — MKLLSQVAEQRKTLEQAVATALELAKASSDGAEVAVTKTTGISVSTRHGSVENVEFNSDGALGITVYHQNRKGSASSTDLSHDAIQRTVQAALDIARHTSPDPYAGVADPELLAFAAPDLDLFHPSEIDADRAIELAARAEQAALKSDKRITNTEGGSFNSHVGIKVFGNSHGMIQGYCSSRHSLSSCVIAEENGDMERDYAYTIGRAMADLKSPEYVGEECARRTLSRLSPRKLSTMKAPVMFAAEAATGLFGHLVGAISGGSVYRKSTFLLDSLGQQVLPDWLTIEEHPHLLKGLASTPFDSEGVRTQRRDIIKDGVLQNWLLTSYSARKLGLQSTGHAGGIHNWRIAGQGHSFDDMLKQLGTGLLVTELMGQGVSGITGDYSRGASGFWVENGVIQYPVSEITIAGNLKDMWRNMVSVGSDIETRSNIQCGSVLLPEMKIAGQ; from the coding sequence ATGAAATTACTCTCCCAAGTTGCAGAACAGCGTAAAACCCTGGAACAGGCGGTAGCGACAGCACTCGAACTGGCGAAAGCCAGCAGCGACGGAGCGGAAGTTGCGGTCACTAAAACCACCGGCATCAGCGTCAGCACGCGCCATGGCAGCGTGGAAAACGTTGAATTTAACAGTGATGGTGCGCTGGGCATAACCGTTTACCACCAGAATCGTAAAGGCAGCGCATCTTCTACCGACCTCAGCCATGACGCCATTCAGCGCACCGTGCAGGCCGCGCTGGATATTGCGCGCCACACCTCGCCGGATCCTTATGCCGGCGTGGCGGATCCTGAGCTGCTGGCGTTTGCTGCCCCGGATCTCGACCTGTTTCATCCCAGTGAGATCGATGCCGATCGCGCTATTGAGCTGGCAGCACGCGCAGAGCAGGCCGCGTTAAAATCAGACAAACGCATTACCAATACCGAAGGCGGCAGCTTTAACAGCCACGTCGGCATCAAAGTGTTTGGCAACAGTCATGGCATGATCCAGGGCTATTGCTCCAGCCGACATTCGCTTTCCAGCTGCGTTATCGCGGAAGAGAACGGGGATATGGAGCGGGATTACGCTTATACCATTGGGCGGGCGATGGCGGATCTCAAGTCGCCGGAATATGTCGGTGAAGAGTGCGCGCGCCGCACGCTGTCGCGCCTGTCGCCGCGTAAACTGTCGACGATGAAAGCGCCGGTAATGTTTGCCGCTGAAGCTGCCACCGGGCTGTTTGGTCATCTGGTCGGGGCGATTAGCGGCGGCAGCGTCTACCGCAAATCAACCTTCCTGCTTGACTCACTTGGCCAGCAGGTCCTGCCTGATTGGCTGACCATCGAAGAACATCCCCATCTGCTGAAAGGGCTGGCTTCAACCCCGTTCGACAGCGAAGGCGTGCGCACCCAACGGCGCGACATTATCAAAGATGGCGTGTTGCAGAACTGGTTACTGACCAGCTATTCGGCGCGCAAGCTGGGCTTGCAAAGTACCGGCCACGCGGGTGGAATTCATAACTGGCGCATTGCCGGGCAGGGGCACAGTTTTGATGACATGCTGAAACAGCTGGGAACCGGGCTGCTGGTGACCGAGCTGATGGGGCAGGGCGTCAGCGGGATTACCGGCGATTATTCGCGTGGTGCCTCAGGTTTCTGGGTCGAGAATGGCGTTATTCAATATCCGGTGAGTGAAATCACCATTGCGGGTAACCTGAAAGATATGTGGCGTAATATGGTATCGGTAGGCAGCGATATTGAGACGCGCAGCAATATTCAGTGTGGGTCGGTTCTGTTACCTGAAATGAAGATCGCCGGGCAGTAA
- the yjgA gene encoding ribosome biogenesis factor YjgA yields the protein MTKQPDEWLDEVPDNPEEDEEEIIWVSKSEIKRDAEELKRLGAELIELGKNSLDKIPLDEDLRNAIELAQKIKKEARRRQLQLIGKMLRSRDEEPIRIALDKLKNRHNQQVALFHKLEMVRDRLVEQGDDAVAEVLALYPDADRQQLRAMIRNAQKEKAGNKPPKAYRQIFQYLRELAEA from the coding sequence ATGACCAAGCAGCCTGATGAGTGGCTCGATGAAGTACCCGATAACCCGGAAGAAGATGAAGAAGAGATTATCTGGGTCAGTAAAAGTGAAATAAAACGTGACGCCGAAGAGTTAAAACGCCTTGGGGCTGAACTGATTGAGCTGGGGAAAAATTCCCTCGACAAAATTCCGCTGGATGAAGATCTGCGCAACGCCATTGAACTGGCGCAGAAGATAAAGAAAGAGGCGCGTCGCCGCCAGCTGCAGCTGATCGGTAAAATGCTACGCTCGCGCGATGAGGAACCGATCCGCATCGCGCTGGATAAGCTGAAAAACCGTCACAATCAGCAGGTTGCCCTGTTCCATAAGCTGGAGATGGTACGCGACCGTCTGGTCGAACAGGGGGATGATGCTGTCGCTGAAGTGCTGGCACTCTATCCGGATGCCGACCGCCAGCAGCTGCGTGCGATGATCCGTAACGCGCAAAAAGAGAAAGCGGGCAACAAGCCGCCAAAAGCCTATCGTCAGATATTCCAGTATCTTCGTGAGCTGGCCGAAGCCTGA
- the mpl gene encoding UDP-N-acetylmuramate:L-alanyl-gamma-D-glutamyl-meso-diaminopimelate ligase: MRIHILGICGTFMGGLAMLARALGHEVTGSDANVYPPMSTLLEKQGIDLIQGYDASQLDPVPDLVIIGNAMTRGNPCVEAVLERNIPYLSGPQWLHDFVLRDRWVIAVAGTHGKTTTAGMTAWILQACGYEPGFVIGGVPGNFEVSANLGKSPFFVIEADEYDCAFFDKRAKFVHYCPRTLILNNLEFDHADIYDDLRAIQKQFHHLVRIVPGQGKIILPEQDANLKQVMSMGCWSEHETVGENGCWQVNKLSPDASCWEVLLDGERVAQVNWSLVGEHNMRNGMMAIAAARHVGVKPEDAGRALNDFINARRRLELRGESNGIKVYDDFAHHPTAIHATLAALRGKVGGTARILAVLEPRSNTMKMGISKDDLAPALGRADEVFLYQPHHIPWQVSQVADACIQPAHWSADIDTLVEAIAKTAHPGDTILVMSNGGFGGIHQKLLDRLA; this comes from the coding sequence ATGCGTATTCATATCCTTGGTATCTGTGGCACCTTCATGGGCGGTTTGGCGATGCTGGCACGCGCGCTTGGCCATGAAGTAACGGGCTCTGATGCTAACGTCTATCCGCCAATGAGCACGCTGCTGGAAAAGCAGGGTATTGATTTAATTCAGGGTTATGATGCTTCACAGCTCGATCCTGTGCCTGATTTGGTCATTATTGGTAACGCCATGACGCGTGGTAATCCCTGTGTGGAAGCGGTGCTGGAACGCAATATTCCTTACCTCTCTGGCCCACAGTGGCTACATGATTTCGTGTTGCGTGACCGATGGGTGATTGCGGTCGCCGGAACCCACGGTAAAACCACCACGGCGGGCATGACAGCATGGATTTTACAGGCCTGTGGTTATGAGCCGGGCTTTGTTATCGGTGGCGTACCGGGAAATTTCGAGGTTTCGGCAAATTTAGGTAAAAGCCCGTTCTTCGTAATAGAAGCCGACGAGTATGACTGTGCATTTTTCGATAAGCGTGCCAAATTTGTGCATTACTGCCCGCGTACCCTGATCCTGAATAACCTTGAGTTCGATCATGCGGATATCTATGACGATCTGCGCGCCATTCAAAAGCAGTTCCATCACCTGGTGCGTATCGTGCCGGGGCAGGGGAAAATCATCCTGCCGGAGCAGGATGCAAACCTGAAGCAGGTGATGTCGATGGGCTGCTGGAGCGAGCATGAAACAGTAGGTGAAAACGGTTGCTGGCAGGTGAATAAACTGTCGCCGGATGCCTCATGCTGGGAAGTGTTGCTTGATGGCGAACGGGTGGCACAGGTGAACTGGTCACTGGTTGGCGAGCACAATATGCGTAACGGCATGATGGCGATTGCCGCTGCGCGGCATGTGGGGGTGAAGCCGGAAGATGCCGGACGTGCGTTAAATGATTTTATCAACGCCCGTCGTCGTCTGGAGCTACGTGGTGAAAGCAACGGCATCAAGGTTTATGACGACTTTGCCCATCATCCTACGGCCATTCACGCCACGCTGGCGGCGCTGCGCGGTAAAGTAGGCGGCACGGCACGTATTCTGGCAGTGCTGGAACCACGCTCAAATACCATGAAGATGGGCATCAGTAAGGACGATCTTGCTCCGGCATTAGGGCGGGCCGATGAAGTGTTCCTCTACCAGCCACACCACATCCCGTGGCAGGTTTCACAAGTGGCAGATGCCTGCATCCAGCCAGCACACTGGAGTGCGGATATTGATACGTTAGTAGAGGCGATCGCCAAAACGGCCCATCCGGGAGATACGATCCTGGTGATGAGCAACGGGGGTTTTGGCGGTATCCATCAGAAGCTGCTGGACCGGCTGGCATAG
- the fbp gene encoding class 1 fructose-bisphosphatase: MKTLGEFIVEKQHDFPHATGELTALISAIKLGAKIIHRDINKAGLVDILGASGAENIQGEQQMKLDLYANEKLKAALKARGFVAGIASEEEDEIVIFEGVENGKYVVLMDPLDGSSNIDVNVSVGTIFSIYRRITPAGTPVTEEDFLQPGSQQVAAGYVVYGSSTMLVYTTGCGVHAFTYDPSLGVFCLSAERMTFPKTGYTYSINEGNYIRFPQGVKKYLKFCQEEDKASSRPYTSRYIGSLVADFHRNLLKGGIYLYPSTASHPKGKLRLLYECNPMAFLAEQAGGKASDGKNRILDLVPETLHQRSPFFVGNDHMVNDTERFLREYPDK, encoded by the coding sequence ATGAAAACGTTAGGCGAATTTATCGTCGAAAAGCAACACGACTTTCCGCACGCCACCGGTGAACTGACCGCGTTGATCTCCGCGATCAAACTGGGCGCAAAAATTATTCACCGGGATATAAATAAGGCTGGTCTGGTAGATATTCTTGGCGCCAGCGGCGCTGAAAATATTCAGGGCGAGCAGCAGATGAAACTTGATCTTTACGCCAATGAAAAGCTAAAGGCTGCCCTGAAAGCTCGCGGCTTTGTGGCTGGTATTGCGTCAGAAGAAGAAGATGAAATCGTTATTTTCGAAGGTGTGGAAAACGGCAAATACGTAGTGCTGATGGACCCCCTCGACGGCTCTTCTAATATCGACGTTAACGTCTCAGTCGGCACCATTTTTTCGATTTACCGCCGTATCACCCCGGCGGGTACGCCAGTGACTGAAGAAGATTTCCTGCAGCCCGGCAGTCAGCAGGTCGCAGCAGGTTACGTAGTTTATGGTTCGTCCACCATGCTGGTATATACCACAGGCTGCGGCGTACATGCCTTTACCTATGACCCTTCGCTGGGGGTGTTCTGCCTGAGCGCGGAGCGTATGACCTTCCCGAAAACCGGTTACACCTATTCCATTAATGAAGGTAACTACATTCGCTTCCCACAGGGGGTGAAAAAATACCTTAAATTCTGTCAGGAAGAAGATAAAGCCTCCAGCCGTCCCTATACCTCACGCTATATTGGCTCGCTGGTAGCCGACTTCCACCGTAATCTGCTGAAGGGCGGCATCTATCTTTATCCGAGCACCGCCAGCCATCCGAAAGGCAAGCTGCGCCTGCTGTATGAGTGCAACCCAATGGCTTTCCTCGCTGAACAGGCCGGTGGCAAAGCTTCTGACGGTAAAAACCGCATTCTCGACCTGGTGCCGGAAACCCTGCACCAGCGTTCACCGTTCTTCGTCGGCAACGACCATATGGTGAATGATACCGAACGTTTCCTGCGTGAGTATCCGGATAAATAA
- a CDS encoding methyl-accepting chemotaxis protein: MLKRISIRSGLLALLGLMTLLLIVVSVMGIIAIQKGNRSLDAVNRIQGIELNALYISNGNLLRARAVASLAMRQLENGKPDTAAKTAERALSYVAISENELKKFIAAGTVTEHGRILAEAVALNYREYLANGINPLMAAVQKQNSGDYYAILEGNLSSLSGKYSDAVDNFGRYANVVTASRLDQAAYNQSMMTILILVSGALTLLLVAAAWMILRELLLKPLDAAIQHLEHIAAGDLTRQVAESSKNEIGRLNAALGMMQHSLQHSVSKVRDASIQIDIGSRELSSGNLNLSQRTEESAASLEQTAASMEQLTATVKQNADNAQQAHSLAKSVSDTAERGAEVVNYVMEKMSEISSSSKRVGDILGVIDGIAFQTNILALNASVEAARAGEQGRGFAVVASEVRNLAQRSATAAKEIRTLIAESQTRVSEGSDMATKAGETMDEISSEVMRVTTLMKEISSASQEQSHGIEQVNVAVTQMDEVAQHNAALVEEAAAATQSLEEQSRQLMQTMAAFKVTQLA; this comes from the coding sequence ATGCTAAAAAGAATCTCAATACGTTCGGGTTTACTGGCGCTACTTGGCCTGATGACGCTGCTGCTAATTGTAGTCAGCGTGATGGGCATTATCGCCATACAAAAGGGTAATCGCTCGCTGGACGCCGTCAATCGTATTCAGGGTATTGAGTTAAATGCGCTTTATATCAGTAATGGCAACCTGCTGCGCGCCCGTGCTGTAGCCTCGCTGGCAATGCGTCAGCTGGAAAATGGCAAGCCCGATACAGCAGCTAAAACGGCCGAACGTGCCCTCAGTTATGTCGCTATTTCAGAAAACGAGCTGAAAAAATTCATCGCAGCCGGAACCGTAACCGAACATGGCCGGATTCTGGCTGAGGCAGTTGCCCTAAACTACCGCGAGTATCTTGCTAACGGCATCAACCCGCTGATGGCGGCGGTGCAAAAGCAGAATTCAGGTGATTATTACGCGATACTGGAGGGCAATCTTTCATCACTGTCGGGTAAATATAGCGACGCGGTGGACAACTTTGGTCGCTATGCGAACGTGGTGACCGCATCGCGGCTGGACCAGGCAGCGTATAATCAATCAATGATGACCATTTTGATTCTGGTGAGCGGCGCGCTGACGCTGTTGCTGGTGGCAGCGGCATGGATGATCTTGCGCGAATTGTTACTGAAACCACTGGATGCTGCGATCCAACATCTGGAGCACATTGCCGCGGGTGATCTGACCCGGCAGGTAGCGGAAAGCAGTAAAAACGAAATTGGCCGCCTGAATGCGGCACTTGGCATGATGCAGCACTCGCTACAGCATTCGGTCAGTAAGGTGCGTGATGCCAGTATACAGATTGATATTGGTAGCCGTGAACTGTCATCGGGCAACCTCAATCTTTCGCAACGCACTGAAGAGTCCGCGGCATCGCTGGAGCAAACGGCAGCAAGTATGGAACAGCTGACGGCCACGGTGAAGCAGAACGCAGATAATGCCCAGCAGGCGCATTCACTGGCGAAATCCGTTTCAGATACCGCTGAACGTGGTGCGGAAGTAGTCAATTATGTGATGGAAAAAATGTCTGAAATATCAAGCAGCTCCAAGCGTGTTGGCGACATTCTTGGCGTGATCGACGGTATTGCTTTCCAGACCAACATTCTGGCGTTAAATGCTTCCGTCGAAGCGGCGCGTGCCGGGGAGCAGGGGCGCGGTTTCGCCGTGGTAGCCAGCGAAGTGCGTAACCTTGCCCAACGCAGTGCGACTGCGGCGAAAGAGATCCGCACGTTGATTGCCGAGTCGCAAACCCGCGTCAGCGAAGGTTCCGATATGGCGACCAAAGCGGGTGAAACCATGGACGAAATCTCAAGTGAGGTGATGCGCGTGACAACGCTGATGAAAGAGATTTCCAGCGCATCGCAGGAACAAAGTCACGGTATTGAGCAGGTGAATGTCGCCGTCACACAAATGGATGAAGTGGCACAGCACAACGCCGCGTTGGTCGAAGAGGCCGCCGCAGCTACGCAGTCGCTGGAAGAGCAGTCCCGGCAGCTGATGCAAACCATGGCGGCATTTAAGGTTACACAGCTTGCCTGA